One Gadus chalcogrammus isolate NIFS_2021 chromosome 4, NIFS_Gcha_1.0, whole genome shotgun sequence DNA segment encodes these proteins:
- the LOC130380774 gene encoding macrophage mannose receptor 1-like, with amino-acid sequence MFFCYRMQETILLFCLSGLFLGHHALPPIKSYFYVDQKLSWTDAQQHCREQNGDLATVDNVADLQHLQESRTGFNYDDDFMWIGLYDDRTRWKWSLGDQDYKVGQNYGTWSGPDPDFRNNKENCTGTTSSGSWFDSLCSNLKDAVCFDDEESNYILVQNTMTWYEALQYCRSHYTDLAIVPNAAENSKVMALNPQSSWIGLHRHPWSLWSDGSSATFLNWGPGEPNNHGGPIAPRCVKMSVTSGHFFDEECGLLYNFACQGNLKHSSFKIKISSEADMTDPEVGRQILEQVCYVLAVGDVWAATRQK; translated from the exons atgtttttttgttacagGATGCAGGAGACCATACTGCTCTTCTGTCTTTCAG GGCTCTTCCTGGGCCACCATGCCTTGCCTCCTATCAAATCCTACTTCTACGTGGACCAGAAGCTGAGCTGGACCGATGCTCAGCAACACTGCAGGGAGCAGAATGGGGACCTGGCCACCGTAGACAACGTAGCGGACCTCCAGCACCTGCAAGAGTCCAGAACGGGCTTTAATTACGACGACGACTTCATGTGGATCGGACTTTATGATGACCGCACCCGTTGGAAGTGGTCCCTAGGAGACCAGGACTACAAAGTTGGCCAAAACTATGGAACGTGGTCTGGTCCTGACCCAGACTTCAGGAATAACAAAGAGAATTGTACAGGCACTACCTCTTCAGGTAGCTGGTTCGATTCGTTGTGCTCCAATCTAAAGGATGCAGTTTGCTTTGATG ATGAAGAGTCCAACTACATCTTGGTCCAAAACACAATGACTTGGTACGAGGCGTTGCAATACTGCCGGTCTCACTACACTGACCTGGCCATTGTGCCCAACGCGGCTGAGAACAGCAAAGTAATGGCACTTAATCCACAATCATCATGGATTGGTCTCCACAGACATCCGTGGTCCCTCTGGTCTGACGGAAGTAGTGCCACTTTCTTGAATTGGGGACCCGGTGAACCAAACAACCATGGAGGCCCCATTGCTCCACGTTGTGTCAAAATGTCTGTAACCTCAGGGCATTTTTTTGATGAGGAATGTGGCCTTTTGTATAACTTTGCCTGCCAGGGAAATCTGAAGCACTCGTCCTTCAAGATCAAGATCAGCTCTGAAGCCGACATGACGGATCCTGAGGTGGGACGCCAGATTTTGGAACAGGTATGTTATGTTCTTGCAGTAGGAGACGTTTGGGCAGCAACACGGCAAAAATAA